The following proteins are co-located in the Vicia villosa cultivar HV-30 ecotype Madison, WI unplaced genomic scaffold, Vvil1.0 ctg.002678F_1_1, whole genome shotgun sequence genome:
- the LOC131639513 gene encoding uncharacterized protein LOC131639513: MEFLVKRGCEAAEAKEWDTFRAILALSIYGIVLFSDVPNFVDMNAIHMFILQNPVPTLLGDVYHSIHHKNGQKGGKGGLVRFCAPLLYRWFRSHLPERGAFVDSRHTSKWAERIMGMRAKDIVWYNSALDDKEVIMSCGKFKNVPLMGLRGGINYNPVLARRTFGYAFISPPEQTEIAENIFYHVVTDNGQMAEAVQAWKSICWRDKKHFGQRDCATYEDYTKWVESVVAVQGMPFPPKDPLYPPAERKIKEHYEDQLAELTKRLQIQTDIAKSEKARRKKADKLLLERQARIEGCYEEIRKLKGRVEEKGQSDTQAQEGARESPPVLLDGILISIFCIVGS, translated from the exons atggAGTTTCTGGTCAAAAGGGGTTGTGAGGCTGCTGAAGCAAAGGAATGGGACACATTTAGGGCTATCTTGGCTCTAAGTATATATGGCATCGTGTTGTTCTCAGACGTTCCTAATTttgttgacatgaatgcaatTCATATGTTCATCTTGCAGAATCCGGTTCCTACGcttttgggggatgtttatcactcCATTCATCACAAGAATGGTCAAAAGGGAGGTAAGGGAGGTCTGGTTAGATTCTGTGCTCCGTTGTTATACCGATGGTTCAGGTCACATCTGCCTGAGCGTGGAGCTTTCGTTGATAGTAGGCACACATCTAAATGGGCTGAAAGGATTATGGGGATGAGGGCTAAAGATATTGTCTGGTACAATAGCGCTTTAGATGACAAGGAAGTTATTATGAGTTGCGGAAAGTTCAAAAATGTACCTCTCATGGGTCTTAGGGGCGGAATCAACTATAACCCCGTCTTGGCCAGAAGAACGTTTGGATATGCTTTTATCAGTCCACCTGAGCAAACAGAGATAGCTGAGAACATTTTCTATCATGTGGTCACCGACAATGGGCAGATGGCAGAAGCTGTACAAGCCTGgaagagtatttgttggagagataAGAAACATTTTGGTCAGCGAGATTGTGCTACTTATGAGGATTATACTAAGTGGGTCGAGTCTGTGGTTGCTGTTCAAGGGATGCCTTTTCCTCCTAAGGACCCTTTGTACCCTCCTGCTG AGAGGAAGATCAAAGAGCATTATGAGGATCAGTTGGCGGAATTGACAAAGAGGCTCCAAATCCAGACTGATATAGCCAAATCTGAGAAAGCCCGTCGAAAGAAAGCAGACAAGCTCCTTCTGGAACGTCAGGCAAGGATTGAGGGGTGTTATGAAGAGATTCGCAAGTTGAAGGGTCGAGTGGAGGAAAAGGGGCAGAGTGATACTCAAGCTCAAGAGGGAGCCAGAG AATCACCACCAGTCTTGTTGGATGGGATTCTTATTTCCATTTTCTGTATTGTTGGCTCATGA